A region of Streptomyces sp. TG1A-60 DNA encodes the following proteins:
- a CDS encoding SpoIIE family protein phosphatase — MAGHGGGDPMWQTSPPGSIYDYIKVASFSIGPDGLVDQWSLRAEQLFGISAMRAVGMDPIEAFVDPDRREEGQRKMAEVLDGREWTGVVPFRVPGPEGVEGLAEVYVMPTTVEGGERAAVCIVVDVRTLRRMETDLAASQAIFGQSPFGFLLIDTDLRVRRANQRFASLYGGDVDDHRGRGVSDYLQSPEAERVEATLRRVMETGDSITDMHITGFVPGSDERRHWSVNLYRVHSGTGRPIGIAWLGTDITARRAAAREAAAARRNLALLNDAGSRIGNSLDLETTARELLDVVVPGFCDLATVDLYQGLLAGDETPPGLADGSAELRRVAFASAVSDAPFVGGPAPVRVGAVHHYPFNSPCADALRTARPQQVPEDGSLIQSTLAVPMVAHDTVVGLVQFSRTKGSEPFGERDRALAVELAARAAVCIDNARLYRREHERALILQRSLLPPGDPEASGLDIACRYLPGNAATEVGGDWFDVIELPGHRTALVVGDVMGRGLRAAVAMGELRTAVRTLALLDLEPAEVLSALDEIARGLGTSGGVQSASRTAASRPLDKDLAEVYLATCVYAVYDSVTRRCTFANAGHLPPVLVEPGESALMLDVPPGMPLGVGGEPFEEVEVELPEGALLALYTDGLVESRDHPLDEGLQAFVGALTDPAQTPTTLRADTARSLEDVCDHVLNTLDTHHGEDDIALLMARVQGLPADSVGDWILPREPRSVGRAREHARGRLLGWDLEPLVDTAELLVSELVTNALRYGEGEIRLRLLLDRTLVCEVWDAGLVQPRRRRARDTDEGGRGLQLVGLLSAAWGSRRTPRGKTVWFELPLPGGEHGLTDPAEALLSLF; from the coding sequence ATGGCAGGCCACGGGGGTGGCGACCCGATGTGGCAGACCAGCCCGCCGGGGTCGATCTACGACTACATCAAGGTCGCGTCGTTCTCCATAGGCCCCGACGGGCTCGTCGACCAATGGAGTCTGCGTGCCGAGCAGTTGTTCGGTATATCGGCCATGCGGGCCGTGGGCATGGACCCCATCGAGGCCTTCGTCGACCCCGACCGGCGCGAAGAGGGCCAGCGGAAGATGGCCGAGGTCCTCGACGGCCGGGAGTGGACCGGGGTGGTCCCCTTCCGGGTGCCGGGCCCCGAGGGGGTGGAGGGACTCGCCGAGGTCTATGTGATGCCCACCACTGTGGAGGGCGGCGAACGGGCCGCCGTGTGCATCGTCGTGGACGTCCGGACCCTGCGACGGATGGAGACCGACCTTGCCGCTTCGCAGGCCATTTTCGGCCAATCTCCGTTCGGATTCCTTCTGATAGACACCGATCTTCGGGTAAGGCGCGCCAACCAGCGCTTCGCCTCCCTCTACGGCGGTGACGTCGACGACCACCGCGGCCGTGGCGTCAGCGACTATCTGCAGTCCCCGGAGGCCGAGCGGGTCGAAGCCACCCTGCGGCGGGTCATGGAGACCGGTGACTCGATCACGGACATGCACATCACGGGCTTCGTGCCCGGGTCCGACGAGCGCCGCCACTGGTCCGTCAACCTCTATCGCGTGCACAGCGGCACCGGCCGCCCCATCGGCATCGCCTGGCTCGGCACCGACATCACGGCCCGCCGCGCCGCCGCCCGCGAGGCCGCCGCCGCCCGGCGGAATCTCGCCCTCCTCAACGACGCCGGCTCGCGCATCGGCAACTCCCTCGACCTGGAGACCACCGCCCGCGAACTCCTCGACGTCGTCGTCCCCGGCTTCTGCGACCTCGCCACCGTCGACCTCTACCAGGGCCTCCTTGCGGGCGACGAGACCCCGCCCGGACTCGCCGACGGCAGCGCCGAGCTGCGCCGGGTCGCCTTCGCCAGCGCGGTCTCCGACGCGCCCTTCGTCGGCGGACCGGCCCCGGTGCGCGTCGGCGCGGTCCACCACTACCCGTTCAACTCGCCCTGCGCGGACGCCCTGCGCACCGCCCGCCCCCAGCAGGTGCCCGAGGACGGCAGCCTGATCCAGTCCACGCTCGCGGTGCCGATGGTCGCGCACGACACCGTTGTGGGGCTCGTGCAGTTCTCGCGTACGAAGGGCAGCGAGCCGTTCGGCGAACGCGACCGGGCACTCGCCGTGGAGCTGGCCGCGCGCGCCGCCGTCTGCATCGACAACGCGCGGCTGTACCGCCGCGAGCACGAGCGCGCCCTCATCCTGCAGCGCTCCCTGCTGCCGCCGGGCGACCCCGAGGCCTCCGGGCTCGACATCGCCTGCCGCTATCTGCCGGGCAACGCGGCCACCGAGGTCGGCGGCGACTGGTTCGACGTCATCGAACTCCCCGGGCACCGCACGGCACTCGTCGTCGGCGACGTGATGGGCCGCGGACTACGGGCAGCGGTGGCAATGGGCGAACTTCGTACGGCCGTTCGTACGTTGGCCCTGCTGGACCTCGAACCCGCCGAGGTTCTCTCGGCCCTCGACGAGATCGCCCGCGGCCTCGGCACCTCCGGCGGCGTCCAGTCCGCCTCCCGTACGGCCGCCAGCCGGCCCCTCGACAAGGACCTCGCCGAGGTCTACCTCGCGACCTGCGTCTACGCCGTCTACGACTCGGTGACCCGCCGCTGCACCTTCGCCAACGCCGGCCACCTGCCGCCCGTCCTGGTCGAACCCGGCGAGAGCGCGCTGATGCTCGACGTGCCGCCGGGCATGCCGCTCGGCGTCGGGGGCGAGCCGTTCGAGGAGGTGGAGGTCGAACTGCCCGAAGGCGCGCTGTTGGCGCTCTACACGGATGGACTGGTCGAATCCCGCGACCATCCCCTCGACGAGGGCCTCCAGGCGTTCGTCGGGGCGCTCACGGACCCGGCCCAGACGCCGACCACGCTGCGCGCCGACACGGCCCGCTCCCTGGAGGACGTCTGCGACCACGTCCTCAACACCCTCGACACCCACCACGGCGAGGACGACATCGCGCTGCTCATGGCACGCGTCCAGGGGCTGCCGGCCGACTCCGTCGGGGACTGGATCCTGCCGCGTGAGCCCCGCAGCGTCGGCCGTGCCCGGGAGCACGCCCGCGGCCGGCTCCTCGGCTGGGACCTGGAGCCGCTCGTCGACACGGCGGAGCTACTGGTCAGCGAGCTGGTCACCAACGCCCTGCGATACGGCGAGGGTGAGATACGGCTCCGGCTCCTCCTCGACAGAACGCTCGTCTGCGAGGTCTGGGACGCGGGCCTCGTCCAGCCCCGTCGGCGCCGCGCCCGTGACACCGACGAGGGCGGCCGTGGCCTCCAACTGGTCGGCCTCCTCTCCGCCGCGTGGGGCTCGCGCCGTACGCCGCGCGGCAAGACCGTGTGGTTCGAACTGCCGCTCCCCGGCGGGGAGCACGGGCTCACGGATCCGGCGGAGGCGTTGCTGAGCCTGTTCTAG
- a CDS encoding ATP-binding protein: protein MIGVIDIGDDRAEWTFPAEPGAVRDARAVVRGRLRAWGLDVLGDIAALLVSELVTNALRHATGPIGVRLVRPADPSGTLLVEVSDPLPDPPRERAAEADDESGRGLRLVACSSRAWGTRPGETGKTVWFELAVPG, encoded by the coding sequence GTGATCGGCGTGATCGACATCGGAGACGACCGCGCCGAGTGGACCTTTCCGGCGGAGCCCGGTGCGGTGCGCGATGCGCGGGCGGTGGTCCGCGGGCGACTGCGCGCGTGGGGGCTCGATGTGCTCGGGGACATCGCCGCGCTGTTGGTGAGCGAGTTGGTGACCAACGCGCTGCGGCACGCTACGGGCCCCATCGGGGTACGGCTCGTGCGTCCCGCCGACCCCTCGGGCACTCTCCTGGTCGAGGTCTCCGACCCGCTGCCCGATCCGCCCCGCGAGCGCGCGGCCGAGGCCGACGACGAGAGCGGGCGGGGTCTGCGACTGGTGGCCTGCTCCTCGCGGGCATGGGGTACCCGCCCGGGAGAGACGGGCAAGACGGTCTGGTTCGAGCTGGCGGTTCCCGGCTGA
- a CDS encoding (deoxy)nucleoside triphosphate pyrophosphohydrolase — translation MTEPIVVVGAALLSGGRLLAARRSAPPELAGRWELPGGKVEPGEPPERALVRELREELGVEAKSAERVPGEWVVRPGYVLRVWIAHLLSGEPRPLEDHDELRWLAVDEVWDVDWLDQDVPAVMETARLAWGNGEG, via the coding sequence ATGACCGAACCGATCGTGGTGGTGGGAGCCGCTCTGCTCAGTGGCGGGCGACTGCTCGCAGCGCGCCGCAGTGCACCGCCTGAGCTGGCCGGACGCTGGGAACTGCCGGGCGGCAAGGTGGAGCCCGGCGAGCCTCCCGAGCGGGCCCTCGTCCGTGAGCTGCGCGAAGAGCTCGGCGTCGAGGCGAAGTCCGCGGAGCGGGTGCCCGGGGAGTGGGTGGTGCGGCCGGGGTATGTGCTGCGGGTCTGGATCGCGCATCTGCTGTCCGGGGAGCCCCGGCCGCTGGAAGACCATGACGAGTTGCGTTGGCTGGCCGTGGATGAGGTGTGGGACGTCGACTGGCTGGATCAGGATGTGCCGGCGGTGATGGAGACGGCTCGCCTGGCCTGGGGGAACGGGGAAGGCTGA
- a CDS encoding SPOR domain-containing protein has translation MSDGTITLPWLVVRQDDNGNRYRVGRYATRAEAQKIADSLDNRGHRQLYWVERIGQNGRSGGK, from the coding sequence ATGAGTGACGGCACGATCACTCTTCCCTGGCTCGTCGTCAGGCAGGACGACAACGGCAATCGCTACCGGGTGGGCAGGTACGCGACGCGCGCCGAGGCGCAGAAGATCGCGGACAGTCTCGACAACCGCGGCCACAGGCAGCTCTACTGGGTCGAACGCATCGGGCAGAACGGGCGGAGTGGGGGCAAGTGA
- a CDS encoding GntR family transcriptional regulator translates to MTFGEQPAYLRVAGDLRKKIVNGSLPPHTRLPSQARIREEYGVSDTVALEARKVLMAEGLVEGRSGSGTYVRERPVPRRVARSGFRPVGGATPFRQEQADAAARGTWESRSEQMEASGCVAERLAIQPGDRVMCTRYTFRDAGEAMMLSTSWEPLALTGRTPVMLPEEGPLRGMGVVERMAAIDVVVDNVTEEVGARPGLAEELLALGGVPGHVVLVVQRTYFASGRPVETADVVVPADRYQVAYHLPVK, encoded by the coding sequence GTGACTTTCGGTGAGCAGCCGGCGTATCTGCGTGTCGCGGGTGATCTCCGCAAGAAGATCGTGAACGGTTCGCTGCCGCCGCACACCCGCCTCCCCTCCCAGGCCCGTATCCGCGAGGAGTACGGCGTCTCGGACACGGTCGCGCTGGAGGCCCGCAAGGTGCTCATGGCCGAGGGGCTGGTGGAAGGCCGTTCCGGGTCGGGCACGTATGTGCGCGAGCGGCCGGTGCCCCGCAGGGTCGCCCGCTCGGGGTTCCGGCCCGTCGGCGGCGCCACGCCCTTCCGGCAGGAGCAGGCCGACGCCGCCGCGCGCGGCACCTGGGAGTCGCGCAGCGAGCAGATGGAAGCGAGCGGCTGTGTCGCCGAGCGGCTGGCCATCCAGCCCGGCGACCGCGTGATGTGCACCAGGTACACCTTCCGGGACGCGGGAGAGGCGATGATGCTCTCCACCTCCTGGGAGCCCCTCGCCCTCACCGGCCGCACCCCTGTGATGCTCCCCGAGGAGGGCCCCCTCCGCGGGATGGGTGTCGTCGAGCGCATGGCCGCCATCGACGTCGTCGTCGACAACGTCACCGAGGAGGTCGGCGCCCGTCCCGGCCTCGCCGAGGAGTTGCTCGCTCTCGGGGGAGTCCCCGGGCATGTCGTCCTGGTCGTCCAGCGGACCTACTTCGCCTCCGGCCGCCCGGTGGAGACGGCGGACGTGGTGGTCCCGGCGGACCGTTACCAGGTGGCCTACCACCTGCCGGTGAAGTGA
- a CDS encoding DUF4190 domain-containing protein — MPQPPVPVNGLAIAALVLGVLCFLPGVGLVLGILGLAQIRKKGERGRGMAVAGIVLSAIGALLMALAFSTGGARDVWDGFRDAAGSAGGTFSVDEGECFDTPDGSLEGYAATTGTRRTG, encoded by the coding sequence GTGCCGCAGCCACCCGTGCCCGTCAACGGGCTCGCCATCGCCGCGCTCGTGCTCGGGGTCCTGTGCTTCCTGCCGGGCGTCGGGCTGGTGCTGGGGATTCTCGGGCTGGCGCAGATCAGGAAGAAGGGGGAGCGCGGGAGAGGCATGGCGGTGGCCGGAATCGTGCTGTCGGCGATCGGCGCGCTGCTGATGGCGCTCGCGTTCTCCACGGGCGGCGCGCGCGACGTGTGGGACGGCTTCCGGGACGCGGCGGGCAGCGCGGGCGGCACCTTCTCGGTGGACGAGGGGGAGTGCTTCGACACGCCGGACGGCTCGTTGGAGGGCTACGCAGCGACCACTGGGACAAGGCGCACCGGCTGA
- a CDS encoding threonine synthase produces MTPLPDRFCPTDGTRVPAASLAWCCPACRGPLNLDFAPTPASLKSLTGRVNSLWRYAECLPLTAPTVSLGEGRTPLVELKDGVLAKLDFLMPTLSFKDRGAVLLAELALRLAPRRVVADSSGNAGTAVAAYCARAGLPCTVYVPAGTSAKKVEQIEGHGAQLRIVDGDREATARTAREAADADGVFYASHVYNPYFLHGTKTYVHELWEDLGGRLPEVIVVPVGNGTLLLGAALAVAELHAAGLIDRRPALHAVQSAAVAPLAHAWAEGADDLVGVTSMAPTHAEGIAIPRPPRARQILRAVRDSGGTFVTVTEDQIRHAQRDLASRGLYVESTGVACWAAVREGALGGRTAVVPLCGAGLKTGLAEN; encoded by the coding sequence ATGACACCTCTGCCGGATCGCTTCTGCCCGACGGACGGTACGCGCGTCCCCGCCGCCTCCCTCGCCTGGTGCTGCCCGGCCTGCCGCGGCCCTCTGAACCTGGACTTCGCGCCCACTCCGGCTTCGCTGAAGTCCCTGACCGGCCGTGTGAACTCCCTCTGGCGCTATGCGGAGTGCCTGCCTCTCACGGCGCCCACGGTCTCGCTGGGTGAGGGCCGGACCCCGCTCGTCGAGCTCAAGGACGGAGTGCTTGCCAAGCTCGACTTCCTGATGCCGACGCTGTCGTTCAAGGACCGCGGCGCGGTGCTGCTCGCCGAACTGGCGCTGCGGCTCGCACCCCGGCGGGTGGTCGCCGACAGCAGCGGCAACGCGGGCACGGCGGTCGCCGCGTACTGCGCCCGGGCCGGGCTGCCCTGCACGGTCTACGTCCCGGCCGGTACGTCGGCCAAGAAGGTGGAGCAGATCGAGGGGCACGGCGCGCAGCTCCGCATCGTCGACGGCGACCGTGAGGCGACGGCCCGGACGGCCCGCGAGGCGGCGGACGCGGACGGTGTCTTCTACGCCTCGCACGTCTACAACCCGTACTTCCTGCACGGCACGAAGACCTACGTCCACGAACTGTGGGAGGACCTCGGCGGCCGTCTCCCCGAGGTGATCGTCGTACCGGTCGGCAACGGCACCCTCCTGCTGGGAGCGGCCCTCGCCGTCGCCGAACTGCACGCGGCGGGTCTCATCGACCGCCGCCCCGCCCTCCACGCCGTCCAGTCCGCCGCCGTCGCCCCACTCGCCCACGCCTGGGCCGAGGGCGCCGACGATCTCGTCGGGGTCACCTCCATGGCCCCCACCCACGCCGAGGGCATCGCCATCCCCCGTCCGCCCCGCGCCCGCCAGATCCTCCGCGCGGTCCGCGACTCCGGCGGCACCTTCGTGACCGTGACGGAGGACCAGATCCGCCACGCCCAGCGCGACCTGGCCTCCCGCGGCTTGTACGTCGAGTCCACGGGCGTGGCGTGCTGGGCGGCCGTACGGGAGGGGGCTCTCGGGGGGCGTACGGCGGTGGTGCCGCTGTGCGGGGCGGGGCTGAAGACGGGGTTGGCGGAGAACTAG
- a CDS encoding FadR/GntR family transcriptional regulator: MALTDEAMDKIKAMIVAGELAPGSRLPKEEVLAGQLGLSRSSLREAVRALTAMRILVTRQGDGTYVSSLEPHLLLETLSFAADVSQGHTALQLLQVRRLLEPQATGLAAALLQPDDLRALREILDRCRAAATVEEFVAHDIAFHVGIVEAVGNPVLTMLLQGLSTRTQRVRIVRGSRARRALANAHQDHEEILQALQSRDALLAASAATVHIAGVEQWLATSLLDTPLQGLGT; the protein is encoded by the coding sequence GTGGCACTGACCGACGAGGCGATGGACAAGATCAAGGCGATGATCGTCGCCGGTGAACTCGCGCCCGGCTCGCGCCTGCCCAAGGAGGAGGTCCTCGCCGGACAGCTCGGCCTCTCCCGCAGTTCGCTGCGCGAAGCGGTGCGGGCGCTGACCGCCATGCGGATCCTCGTCACCCGGCAGGGCGACGGCACCTATGTGTCCAGCCTGGAGCCGCACCTCCTCCTCGAAACGCTCTCCTTCGCCGCCGACGTCTCCCAGGGGCACACCGCCCTGCAACTGCTCCAGGTGCGCAGACTGCTCGAACCGCAGGCGACCGGACTCGCCGCCGCCCTGCTACAGCCCGACGACCTGCGGGCGCTCCGCGAGATCCTCGACCGATGCCGGGCCGCCGCGACCGTGGAGGAGTTCGTCGCCCACGACATAGCCTTCCACGTGGGCATCGTCGAAGCCGTCGGCAACCCGGTCCTGACGATGCTCCTCCAGGGGCTCTCCACCCGTACCCAGAGGGTCCGCATCGTCCGGGGCAGCCGAGCCCGGCGAGCGCTGGCCAACGCCCATCAGGACCACGAGGAGATCCTCCAGGCACTCCAGTCACGCGACGCCCTGCTGGCAGCGTCCGCCGCGACCGTTCACATCGCCGGCGTCGAACAGTGGCTGGCGACCAGCCTCCTCGACACTCCTCTACAAGGGCTCGGCACCTGA
- a CDS encoding ABC transporter permease — translation MSATTDLTEPPVKVAEPADADTARRGLALGRFRDLSLVPAIFVLGLIGFIVSPAFLTADNLIGVAQQSTELSLLVLATALILIVGRMDLSLESTIGVAPVIAVWLVLPGSGGRFAGLGLFPEWMAVPLCLLVGVAIGALNGFLILKLRLNGFIVTLGGLTMLRGLQVALSEGQSIVDLPPSFTYLGKASWLGVPAAIWICALLFAIGGSALAWLRHGRALYAIGGNAEAARTAGIRVDRIVWVVLIVGSLLAAFAGILYSGHYGSVSATQGSGWIFQVFAATVIGGVSLNGGKGSVIGALTGVLTLQLVVNVMTLAGVPALWNQFLNGAIIILALIISRFASGEKQE, via the coding sequence ATGTCCGCCACCACAGATCTCACCGAGCCGCCAGTGAAGGTGGCGGAGCCGGCCGACGCGGACACCGCCCGGCGCGGACTCGCTCTCGGCCGCTTCCGTGACCTGTCCCTCGTCCCCGCCATCTTCGTGCTGGGCCTGATCGGGTTCATCGTCTCGCCGGCCTTCCTCACCGCCGACAACCTCATCGGCGTGGCCCAGCAGTCCACCGAGCTCAGCCTGCTCGTGCTCGCCACCGCGCTGATCCTCATCGTCGGCCGGATGGACCTGTCCCTGGAATCCACCATCGGCGTGGCGCCCGTCATCGCCGTATGGCTCGTGCTGCCCGGCTCGGGCGGACGCTTCGCCGGCCTGGGACTCTTCCCGGAGTGGATGGCGGTCCCGCTGTGCCTGCTGGTCGGCGTGGCGATCGGTGCCCTCAACGGGTTCCTGATACTGAAACTGCGGCTGAACGGTTTCATCGTCACCCTCGGTGGCCTGACCATGCTTCGCGGGCTCCAGGTCGCCCTCTCCGAAGGCCAGTCCATCGTCGACCTGCCCCCCTCCTTCACCTACCTGGGCAAGGCGTCCTGGCTCGGGGTCCCCGCCGCCATCTGGATCTGCGCGCTGCTGTTCGCCATCGGCGGCAGCGCGCTCGCCTGGCTGCGCCACGGCCGGGCGCTGTACGCGATCGGCGGCAACGCCGAAGCCGCCCGTACCGCCGGTATCCGCGTCGACCGCATCGTCTGGGTCGTCCTGATTGTCGGCAGCCTGCTCGCCGCCTTCGCCGGCATCCTCTACAGCGGACACTACGGCTCCGTCTCCGCCACCCAGGGCAGCGGCTGGATCTTCCAGGTCTTCGCCGCCACGGTCATCGGCGGGGTCAGCCTCAACGGCGGCAAGGGGTCGGTCATCGGCGCCCTCACGGGCGTGCTCACCCTCCAACTCGTCGTCAACGTGATGACCCTGGCGGGTGTGCCGGCGCTCTGGAACCAGTTCCTCAACGGCGCCATCATCATCCTCGCCCTGATCATCTCCCGCTTCGCCTCCGGCGAGAAGCAGGAGTAG
- a CDS encoding sugar ABC transporter ATP-binding protein has protein sequence MADTATLPATGRAHPAPVAEATGISKRFGATVALRDARITVAAGESHALVGRNGAGKSTLVSILTGLQQPDSGTLRFSGEPAPPFGDIDAWRSRVACVYQRSTIIGDLTVAENLFLNRQSTGAIRPIRWKELRGRAGELLAEYGVDIDPAARARELTVEQRQFVEIARALSFGARFIILDEPTAKLDARGIGRLFDKLRDLQRQGVAFLFISHHLQEVYDLCTTVTVYRDAAHILTAPVAGLGHQDLVEAMTGESASAGPAVASGRRPARAGSEELLTVDGLTLPGGCRELDLSVRAGEVVGLAGATASGNVRVGEAVAGLHHAVGGTISVGGTRVRTGSVPSALAAGVGLVPEDRHVQGLVNNRSVAENATLTVTDQLGPFGTVLPARTRAFAQRMIRDLDIKTPAAATPVSALSGGNQQKVVVARALATDPHVLVAIRPTNGVDVKSKEFLLGRIRQVADGGKAALIVSDELDDLKVCDRVVVMFHGRVVAEFDRGWKDEHVVAAMEGVAVAPSASAAPTTSGAATASAVSGTEEHGR, from the coding sequence ATGGCGGACACCGCGACCCTGCCGGCGACCGGCCGCGCCCATCCGGCGCCGGTGGCCGAGGCGACCGGCATCAGCAAGCGGTTCGGCGCCACCGTGGCGCTGCGCGACGCCCGTATCACCGTCGCCGCCGGCGAGTCGCACGCACTGGTCGGCCGGAACGGCGCCGGCAAGTCCACGCTCGTCTCCATCCTCACCGGACTCCAGCAGCCCGACTCCGGCACCCTGCGCTTCTCCGGCGAACCCGCGCCCCCCTTCGGCGACATCGACGCGTGGCGCTCCCGCGTCGCCTGCGTCTACCAGCGGTCCACCATCATCGGTGACCTCACCGTCGCAGAGAACCTCTTCCTGAACCGGCAGAGCACCGGCGCGATACGGCCCATCCGCTGGAAGGAGCTGCGTGGCAGGGCCGGGGAGCTGCTCGCCGAGTACGGCGTGGACATCGATCCCGCCGCACGGGCCAGGGAGCTCACCGTCGAACAGCGGCAGTTCGTCGAGATCGCGCGAGCCCTGTCCTTCGGTGCCCGCTTCATCATCCTCGACGAGCCGACCGCCAAGCTCGACGCCCGTGGCATCGGCCGCCTCTTCGACAAGCTCCGCGACCTCCAGCGCCAGGGCGTCGCCTTCCTCTTCATCTCCCACCACCTGCAGGAGGTCTACGACCTCTGCACCACGGTCACCGTCTACCGCGACGCCGCCCACATCCTCACCGCGCCCGTCGCCGGGCTCGGCCACCAGGACCTGGTCGAAGCCATGACCGGCGAGAGCGCCTCGGCCGGCCCGGCCGTCGCGAGCGGACGCCGCCCCGCGCGGGCCGGCTCCGAGGAACTGCTGACCGTCGACGGCCTCACACTGCCCGGCGGTTGCCGGGAACTGGACCTGTCGGTCCGCGCGGGTGAGGTGGTGGGGCTGGCCGGTGCCACGGCCAGCGGCAACGTGCGGGTGGGCGAGGCCGTCGCCGGTCTGCACCACGCCGTCGGCGGCACCATCTCGGTCGGCGGGACGAGGGTGCGCACCGGCAGCGTGCCGTCCGCCCTCGCCGCCGGCGTCGGTCTGGTCCCCGAGGACCGCCACGTCCAGGGGCTGGTCAACAACCGCAGCGTGGCGGAGAACGCCACACTGACCGTCACCGACCAGCTCGGCCCGTTCGGCACGGTGCTGCCGGCCCGCACCAGGGCCTTCGCCCAGCGCATGATCCGGGACCTCGACATCAAGACCCCGGCAGCGGCCACCCCGGTCTCCGCCCTCTCCGGCGGCAACCAGCAGAAGGTCGTCGTCGCCCGCGCCCTGGCCACCGACCCGCACGTCCTGGTCGCCATCCGCCCCACCAACGGCGTGGACGTCAAGTCCAAGGAGTTCCTGCTCGGCAGGATCCGTCAGGTCGCCGACGGCGGGAAGGCCGCGCTGATCGTCTCCGACGAACTGGACGACCTCAAGGTCTGCGACCGGGTCGTCGTCATGTTCCACGGCCGGGTGGTCGCCGAGTTCGACCGCGGCTGGAAGGACGAACACGTCGTCGCCGCCATGGAAGGCGTCGCCGTGGCCCCCTCCGCATCCGCCGCGCCCACCACATCGGGCGCGGCCACCGCATCCGCCGTATCCGGCACCGAAGAGCACGGAAGGTAG
- a CDS encoding sugar ABC transporter substrate-binding protein encodes MKLARTRSTAAAATAVLAVMALATACNRESADSAASGGGKPAVGIDLPRSDSDFWNSYAQYMRSGIKSEGVNALPLSNSQNDVTKLVANVQVFQNTGAKAVVMAPQDTGAIASTLDTLAAEKIPVVSVDTRPDKGDVYMVVRADNRAYGTKACEFLGKQLGGKGKVAELQGALDSINGRDRSEAFAQCMKEKFPKIKVFELPTDWKGDVASAKLQSLLAQHPDLNGIYMQAGGVFLQPTLALLEQKGLLKPAGEKGHVTIISNDGIPQEFDAIRKGHIDATVSQPADLYARYALYYAQAAAEGKTFEPGKTDHDSTIVKIPNGLEDQLPAPLVTKENVDDKSLWGNNVGQ; translated from the coding sequence ATGAAGCTCGCCCGCACCCGTTCCACCGCCGCAGCCGCCACCGCCGTCCTGGCGGTGATGGCGCTGGCCACCGCCTGCAACCGAGAGAGCGCGGACTCGGCCGCCTCGGGTGGCGGGAAGCCCGCCGTCGGCATCGACCTGCCCCGTTCCGACTCCGACTTCTGGAACTCCTACGCGCAGTACATGAGGAGTGGCATCAAGTCCGAGGGAGTCAACGCGCTCCCGCTGAGCAACTCGCAGAACGACGTCACCAAGCTGGTCGCCAACGTCCAGGTCTTCCAGAACACCGGCGCCAAGGCCGTCGTCATGGCCCCCCAGGACACCGGCGCCATCGCCTCCACACTCGACACCCTGGCAGCCGAGAAGATCCCCGTGGTCAGCGTCGACACCAGACCGGACAAGGGTGACGTCTACATGGTCGTCCGTGCCGACAACCGGGCCTACGGCACCAAGGCGTGCGAGTTCCTGGGGAAGCAGCTGGGCGGCAAGGGCAAGGTCGCCGAACTGCAGGGCGCCCTGGACTCCATCAACGGGCGCGACCGCTCCGAGGCGTTCGCGCAGTGCATGAAGGAGAAGTTCCCGAAGATCAAGGTCTTCGAACTCCCCACCGACTGGAAGGGTGACGTCGCCTCCGCCAAGCTGCAGAGCCTCCTCGCCCAGCACCCCGACCTCAACGGCATCTACATGCAGGCCGGCGGTGTCTTCCTGCAGCCCACCCTGGCGCTGCTGGAGCAGAAGGGCCTGCTCAAGCCCGCGGGGGAGAAGGGCCACGTCACGATCATCTCCAACGACGGCATCCCGCAGGAGTTCGACGCGATCCGCAAGGGCCACATCGACGCCACCGTCTCCCAGCCCGCCGACCTCTACGCCCGGTACGCCCTCTACTACGCCCAGGCCGCGGCCGAGGGCAAGACCTTCGAGCCGGGCAAGACCGACCACGACTCCACCATCGTCAAGATCCCGAACGGTCTGGAGGACCAGCTGCCCGCGCCGCTGGTGACCAAGGAGAACGTGGACGACAAGTCCCTGTGGGGCAACAACGTCGGCCAGTGA